A segment of the Prochlorococcus marinus str. MIT 9215 genome:
CTTGGTGCTTTAATAGCACTTTTATATGAAGGTAATAAACCTACTGATCAATTAGAGGATAAATGTGATTCGGCATTAAAAGATTTTGCGGTAACAAATTTATCTAAATTACTTCAATGTCAGTTGAGCGAAATACCATTCACTAAAAAAAATAACCCTAATAAAGCCAGTGCGATTATAGGTTTTAATTCATTTGGAAGTTTATTATGGCCAAAAGAAAATAGTACAGGCATTAAAACACCAACCCTTCTAATAGGTGGTACGTATGACCTTATTACACCATTAATGAATGAACAATTTAGAGTTTTTTCTGCTTTAAATAATCCATCAAATAGATTTCTCATTATTGAAGGAGCAAGTCATTTCTCTCCAATAAGAATTAATAAAAGCTATGAAGAAAATAATGACGTCTTCAAAATAAGTGAATCTTTTATTGGTTCAGATCCAATATTAGTACAAGATTTATCTACGAAATTTATAGTTGAATTTTTAAAAAATATTAAAAACCAAAAGATCCCTACAGTTGTTAAAAACCAAAGAGATTTGGGACTTGATTTCCATCTTTTAGATCTTGAAACAATAAAAGAAATTTCCGAAATTTAGAACTCTATTCGTGGATCTAAATAGGCAATTAAAATATCCACGAAAAGATTTAAAGAGACTATGATCATAGAGGTAAAAATTACAATTCCTTGAACCAAGGTATAGTCTCTTTGAGAAATAGCTTCATGTAATCTTAAAGCTATACCTGGCCATGAAAAAGTTACTTCGAACAATAAAGCACCTCCCGCTAATGAGGCCATCGTCAAGCCAGAAATAGTGACAATAGGCAAAAGAGAATTGGGCAACGCATGATTTAAAAATATTTTTTTCCTTGATATTCCTCTACATATAGCAGCATTTACATAATCACTTTTTAATGTCTTATCCAAATTTACTCTTAATGAGCGGCTAAATATACCACTTAATAAAAAGCCAAGTGTAATCGCAGGAAGTGCGAGATGATAAAGACTATCTTTCAAAGCAATAATATCATTTGAAAGAATACTATCTAAAACTAGAAAACCTGTAATTTGAGGTTGTTGCTGAAATATTGGAAATCTACCTCCAATTGGGAAAATATTAAAAAATACAGAAAATAATAATTGCGCTAACATTGCACCCCAAAAAGGAGGGATCGCATATGTAGCAATTCCAAATATTCTCGCAATATAATCGGTCTTTTTCCCTTTATTTCTTAAGCCAATTAATCCTAATGGAAAGCCTATTAATGTGGCACTTAATATTGAAAAGAATCCAAGCTCAAGACTTGCAGGCAATGACTTAATAATAATATTCAGGACTGGCTCTTGGGTGCTAAGAGATTGGCCAAAATCTAAGTGCAATATGTTTTTAATGTATGAAAAATATTGATTTATGAGAGGTTCATTTAGCCCTAATTTATTTCTTAGAAATTCCCTAGAAACCTCATCTGCGCCAGATCCAAGTATGGCATCAACAGGATCGCCAGGAGCAACTCTTAATAAAATAAAAACTAATGAGGAAATTATCCATAACATTATCGGTATTAATGAAATTTTTAATAAGGAATAATTTAGTAGTTTATTTAAATTTCTACTCATTTATTAATTTAAGATCGCTCAATGAAATTATTCCTGCACCATTAAATACAGGTTTTGATATTTTATTTTGAGACCATGCTTTTTGTGAGGATATCCAAATAGGAATATAAGGTATTGCACTTGCTGCTATTTTTTCAATTTCAACAAGTTTTTCTAATCTTGTAATTCCACTTATTTTTTCACTCTCAATAAATAAACTTTCCACTTTATTAGATCCCCAAAAACTACCGCTGTAAACTGATTCCCCTTTTTTACATATACCATCAACTATTTCATTACAACTCAAAAGAGGGGTGAGATAGGCTTCTGGATCTGAATAAGCTCCAGTCCAATCGAGAATAACTGCTGTATAAATTCCTAAACTTAAATTCTTATAAACTGTTGTAGATTCAACACCATTGAGTTCAATATCAATACAATCTTTCAAATAATTTTTAATTTCCGCCTGCCATGTCAGAGCAATAAGCTTGTCAGCTGGGACATTCGATCTATAAGTAAGGGGTATTTTTAGAATATTTCCTTTGCAATAATTTTCTTTTTTCAATAACCTTCTCGCTTCTAAATAATTATATTTAGGCCACAGTTCTTGATTATCTTTTTTTAATATCGGAGGAATAATTGATCTAGATGGCTTCCTTAATCCATAACTTACTTTCTCACTAATCAATTTTCTATTAAGACTTTTTGCCAAAGCCAGTCTTAAATTAAGATTACTTAAGGGATAAGAACTAGTTTTAAGGCTTATAAAACTTAATTCAGTAAAAGGGCTATTACCTTCATTAAACTGTTTATTTTTGCTTAAATTATTTAAATTTTTTCTCTGACTATCATCAATTGAATTTGATAAAAGTACGTCAATTTGTTTACTTTTTAAAGCCCCAAAAAGAGAGGACGAATTTGAATATCCCACAAAATTAACGCCGTTATTTAAGGGCTTTTCACCCCAATAATTCAAATATGGATCAATTGATTGCACTTCATTAGAAAAACTGGTTAGCACATACTTGCCAGTACCAACGAATTTTTCATTTAGAAACTTATCAGAATATTTTTTGTAAAATGTAGGAGATATTGGAGTTAGATTTACTGATGTGAGTAAACCATTTAAAGAACTTGATGGTTTATTCAAATTTATTATGAATGAATATTCACTCGGCGTTTCTATTGATTTAATCTTATTTCCTAAAATATAGTTCATCGTTCCAATTCTTTTGAATCTATCAAAGGTAAACTTCATAGCATTTGAGTTAAATGCAGTTCCATCGTGAAAAAAAACATTCTTTCTTAAATTGATAGTTATTTGAAGTCTATCCTTTGAAATAACTGGCATCCCCGAGGCCAATTCAGGGATTAATTCTCCATCAGAATTTAATTCATATAATGTGTCTCCAAGAGAACTGATTAATTGAATTGCTTTAAGAGTATTTGCTCTAGCTGGATCTAAAGATTCAATTTTTCCAGAACTTGCTACTATGAATTTTCTAGATATTCTTTTTGAACCGCAAGAATTCTGTAAAAAAGAAATTAAAATAATAAATATTGATAAAACAACTTTTTTTTTATATTTCATAATTACTTAATTTTTCCGAAGAATTATTTGAGCAGAAAATTTGTAAGGTTATTTGACTTATTTCTAAAGCAAATGTCTTTTTAGAATTACAAGCAAAAGGCCACTCTCTCACCCAACAAATTTCTTTACCTATATTTAAACCAATTATTTGAAAAGTCTTTTTGCTATTTTTAATTTTTACACAAGCACCTTTATAAAGGTTTTCAGAAAAAATTAATTTTTTATTTTCATTATTATTATCTAATAGTTTTGAATGAATCATTAAGGTTATAAAACCAAACACTTACTTCCTTCGGTTTACCAAGCTATGAAGAAATTTGCAAATTATTTTTTTAAATACAACTTAATTGACTTGCAATAATTTTGACTTCATTTAGCGAATTTATTTCATCTTTCGATCTCTCAAAATCTCCATTATTCACCTCATGAGTAATAACGACAATTTCGGCTTTGTCCTCACTAGCATCAAGTTGAACAATTGATTCTATTGATACATTATTCTTTCCAAAAATATCTCCAATCTTTCCTATGACACCTGGACTATCAAGGCAAATAATTCTAAGGTAATTTTTTTTATTTATTTGTGTAGAAGCTATTATATGGCAGTTTCTCCAGAAATCAAAAGATAATAATGGATCGATTGAATTATTATTTTTTACTGAGGCGGCATGCAGATTTAATATATCTGATACTACTGATGCAGCAGTTGGGCCACTCCCAGCACCTGGACCATATAACATTATCTCTCCAAGAGGATCAGCCTCTATCAATAAGGCATTATTAACTCCCTTAACTGTTGCCAAGGGATGAGATTTTGGAATCAAAGAAGGTCCTACCCAAATATTCAAAGCGAGTGAATCATTACTATTAATTTGTACCCTTTCGGAGAGCGCTAAAAGTTTTATTTCAAACCCTAATTTGTTGGCATATTCGATATCCTTTAGATTAATTTTACTAATTCCCTCAGAATGAATCTCCTCTCTTTTGATTTTTCCTCCAAATGCAAGTTCACTAAGAATTGAAATCTTATCAGCAGCATCATGGCCCTCAACATCTGCAGTTGGATCAAATTCTGCATACCCAAGGCTTTGTGCCAATTTTAAGGTCTCCTTGTAATCAGCTTTTTCATTTGTCATCTTTGAAAGAATAAAATTTGTTGTGCCATTTATTATCCCAACCATTTTTTTTATGCTGTTACTTTTTAATGATCTTTTTAAAGGCTCAATTATAGGAATCCCCCCGCAAACTGCAGCCTCTGACAATATATAAACTCCTTCTCTAGATGCAGTTTCATATATTTCTTCACCATATCTCGCAATGACTGCTTTATTTGCTGTAACAACAGATTTACCTAATTTTAATGATTGCAGAATAATATCTTTTGCCAAATCAACCCCTCCCATTACTTCAACAATTACATCTATAGAGGGGTCATTAATTAATTTAAATGGGTCATCAGTTAATAAATTATTATCTAGCTCAATATCCCTTTTTTTATAAAGATCTCTAACTGCTATTTTTGCAACTTCTATTTCTTGTAGAATAGGATGTGAATCAACTTTAGAACTTAATATTTTATAAATCCCTGAACCTACAGTTCCAAAACCTACAATCCCAATTTTGCATTTTCTCATTTTTTATTTCTTTTAACTTTGAGTTTAATTTTATATTATTAGGACTACAAAAATTCATTTGCTTGAGACTGCATTTTTAACAATATATTTAAAAACCCATTTGCCCGAGAGGGAGTTAGGCTTGATCTCAAACCAGTATCTTCAATAAATTTCTTATCTATTTTAACAACCTCATTTGGTGTTAATTCATTTAACCCAGTAATTAAAAATGCTAATAAACCCTTTGTTATTAGGGCATCAGAATATCCTTCCCAAAATAATTTACCGCTTTTAATATTTGCCTTAACAAAAACTTCTGAAACACATCCCTTAACTTTATTTTCTTCTACAAGGATTTCATTATCTGGTTCTTTCAACTTTTTCCCTAACCACAAAATGTATTCATATTTTCTTTTTGAATCTTCTGATTTCTTCAACTTTTCTACTAATCTTGATAAATTATTGTATTTTTCCTGATTTTCCATTTTTTTAAAACTATAAATTAATCCCTTTATAAGTTTCCTATTATACAAATATTTCTTTTTCTGTGATAAAACCTGACAAAGGTATATCCCAATCAGCTCTAGTTAATGGAATCTTACTTACACAATTGGAAGTTAATACTCCGATGCATGGCACATTTCTCCAATTATTATCTCTCCTTAATTTATCAAAATAACCTCCTCCATAACCTAATCTTGTTAAATTTTTATCTACAGAAAGACATGGTACAAGAATCATACTTATATGGTTATAACTTAATGAAAAAGATTTATTTGGACTAAGTATCCCCTCATAATCTTTTGTGAGAGGTTCTTCATCCCATGGATAAAATAATAATTCATTTTTATCTTTACATCTAGGCAAAGCTAAAGAAAATTTTTCCTTAAGACTTCTTATATCTACTTCATTTCTTAGAGGCCAATATATTGCTATGTAACCAATATTTTTATATTCCTTAATAAATGAATCAACATATAATTTTACATTCTTTTCTACATTTTCTCTCTGATTTAGAGAAATCTCATCTCTAAGTTTTCTAAAGGTATGCCTTTCCCATTTCTTTTTTTCAGAAATAGTCATATTAAATCTTCAGTTGATGCCATCTTCATTTAGTTTTGTGAGAGCTATGGCCAAGGCATCTGCTGAATCATCAGGTTTTGGAGGTTTTTTAAGTTCTAAGCTAAACATAACAGCATCAAGAACTTCTTTCTTGGATGCTTTTCCAGACCCAGCAATGGTTAATTTTATCTGGGCAGGAGAATATTCACTAACTTGAATTTTTTTGGAGGCCAATACCATCATAATTACGCCTCTAGCCTGCACCACACTAATGGTAGTGCTTGATCTGTAAAAGAAAAATTTTTCTACCGCAGCTGATGTTGGATTCCAATGATTTATTAATTCATTAAGATCTTTGAATATCTCATAAAGTCTATCTTCTTCTTTTTTATCTTTACCTGTCTCAATGACGCCACAATCTAATAATATCTTTTTTTCATTTTCAATTTCAATAATTCCATAACCAACTCTAGCTAATCCAGGATCAATCCCAATTATTCTCACTGTAATTAAGCTTCTGCAGACAATTGGAATTTTGAAAGATTTTCTTTTTCATCTAAATCGAATATTTTACAAAAAGCTTGAATGACTCTTTCGCCTGAATCAACTTGTTCAAGGGGATCTTTTCTTAGTCTATGTCTTAAAGAACAAGAAATAACCCTTGCAATGTCATCTTCCTGTACTTCAGTTCTGCCTTCAAAGGCTGCGATTGCTCTTGCAGACCTATTTGTAACAATATCTCCACGTAAACCATCAACATCTAGTTCCCCGCAGATTGCAGAGATATTCAATCTTAGGTCATCATCCATTTGAACAGAATTTAATATTTCTTGTGCTTTAATAACCTTTTGTTGAAGTTCATCCTGTTGCTTCTCAACATTCAATGAAAACTCATCAGGATTATCGTCAAAAGAAGTTCTTTGATCTACTACTTGAACTCTTAATTCAGCATCTCTAACTGTCTTAACTTCAACACTCATTCCAAACCTGTCCAATAGTTGAGGCCTTAATTCACCTTCTTCTGGATTTCCTGAACCAATAAGGACAAACCTAGCAGGATGTCGAACTGAGACACCCTCCCTTTCAACTGTATTCCATCCGGAAGCGGCCGAATCTAAAAGTACATCAACTAAATGATCATCAAGTAAATTCACTTCATCAACGTATAGTAAACCCCTATTGGCTTTTGCTAATAGACCTGGTTCGAATGCCTTAACACCTTCGCTCAAAGCCTTCTCTATATCAATCGTTCCACAAAGCCTGTCTTCAGTAGCCCCTAAAGGCAAGTCAACCATAGGTACTTGTTTTTGAATACTTTCTAAATTTTCTCCTTGAGTAATTTTTTCCAAAACTTCTTTACTTTGCAAATCAGGATCGACTAGTGAACTATTGTATGGATCGTCTTTAACAACATCGATTGCTGGCAACAAATCAGCTAAGGCTCTGATTGTAGTAGACTTTCCAGTCCCCCTATCACCCATTATCATCACTCCTCCTATTCTTGGATCAATAACATTTAACAAGAGAGCTAATTTCATTTCTTCTTGACCAATTACTGCTGTAAAAGGAAAAACTCTTCTTTTCTTTGTTGTAGGCACAGCTTTAGTTTTCTTAAATATTCAAATGATCAATAGATGCTACTTCAGAAAATGTTTTTAGTAAATATCCCCATCAAATTAAAACAAGAAGTGAATAAAAACTAATCAAATTTACTTATTTTTTTTTGAATTATTCAAAAACCAGTTTATTTGATGGACAATTCCTCTTAAAACATTTAATTCGTGCTTTGATGTATTTGCCCTCAAAATAAAATTCTTAAATTTACTAATTTTTACTTTAGAGGTATGTTTTAAAAGATATCCAACTCGCAAAAGCATCTCTTCTATCTCCACAAATGTATCATGTACTTCTTTCGATGATGCTAAGTTAAAAACTTTTAATTCATTATTTAGATTCTTTTTAGAAGACTTATTTAATTCATACAAAACTATTGAAACAGCGTGAGAAAGATTTAATGAAGGGTTATTCTGAGAAGTTGGAATATTAAAAGTTTTATTTGCTAGAAGCAATTCACTGTTAGTTAAACCCCTATCTTCTCTTCCAAATATAATTGCTAAATTATTAATCTTCTTAAAGGATAAAGTCCAATCAAATATATCTTCAGAAGATACAAATAATGAATCTTTTTTTACATCTATCCTTCCACAAGATGCTAGAACCAAATCACAATCAAAAATTGCTTTTTGAAGATCATCAAAAACCTTGCAATTTTTAAGAAATTTTTGACCTTTAAGAGCCATTTTTTTTGCTTCTAAAGAAAATATGTCGCATTTAGGAGAAACAATTCTTAATTCATCAACTTCAAAATTGCTGCATAATCTAGCAACGCTTCCTACATTTAAAGGGCCATTTGGTTCAACTAAAATTACCTTTAAATTAGAAAAATTTTTTCCCAAAATCATTCAAGGCTATGAAGATATTTTAATAAATTGGACATATTTACAGGATCAATTTCAAAACTTGGCATAGGAGGAGTCAGGCCTCTAGTAACTTGTTTTATTATCTCTTTATCATTTAAACGTTGAGTTATTGAGTGTAAGTCTGGGCCAACTAATCCTCTTGCTGTAATTCCATGACATCCAACACAATTTATCTTAAAAAGAGCATCTCCTTCCTCAGCAGAGCCATTAAGCTCTAGAGTTTCAATAATATATTTGTTATTTTCTTGATGATTTACGAAAAATATTGAAAAACAAATCAATAAAACTCCAAATATAACAAAAACAATTTTTGAGAATTCTTTCTTAAAATCTTTTTCTGCTGCAGTTGATGAAGATGTTGACACAAAAAATAGTCTCTATGTAACAATTGTGAGTAAGAAATTCAAAAAAGGCAAAAAATGATCGAGCCTCTTCTATGTGGAATTGTTTTAGGTTTAGTTCCAATAACTCTTCTTGGATTATTCGTAAGTGCATGGAATCAATACAGAAGAGGTTCAGGGATGCTTGACATTGATTAAAAATGTTAATCTTGACTGTCCATAATTTCTTACATCTATAGTTTCCCACAAAGTACTTTTTTTAATAAATAGGTTTGGAGAATGTTCACAAATAACTGTTGAATCTTTTTTTAAAAGATTGCAATTAAATAATTGATTTAAAACTAATTCATGGAAATCCACATCATATGGAGGATCTAGATAAACAAAATCAAATTTTAATTTGTTTAAATCCATATTTCTAGATGATAAGTTTCTCTCATAATTAGGTTTTGTCCATTTCAAAACGTCCTTACAAATAACTTCGATATCATTTCTCCTTTTATCTATATTCTCCAACGAGAGTAAATTTTCTAAGCAAATTTTTGAGTTAATTTTATTTTTTTCAATTGCAATTATTTTGCTTGCACCATGATTATAGGCTTCACAAGATATGGCCCCTGTTCCACTAAATAAATCTAACCAATTACTATTTTCAACTCTATTGTTCAAAATATTAAATATGGCCTCTCTTACTCTCAAAGTTGTAGGTCTAGTATACGAATTATTTGGACTTTGGAGTTTTTTCCCACCTATTAATCTTAAGTTAGTCTTCATCCCTAAGCATCTGTTATTGAATATTACTCAGCCATCTTTTCAAAAGTTTTTCACCGGTTTTCCCGGATTTTTCGGGATGAAATTGACATGCCAATAAATTATCATTCTCAATCATTGCAGTTAATTTTTCAGAGCCATAATCAACCTGAGCTGCAATAATATTTAAGTCATCTGGGATTGCATGATAGGAATGTACAAAATAGACCCAATTATTTAATTCTTCAATCCCAAATAAAGTATTTTTTTTGGTAGGTAAAAGTTGGCACCAACCCATGTGTGGAATTCTTTGGTTAACAATATTGGGTATTTTTTGTATTTTTCCTTTTATAATCCCCAGCCCTTGAACTTTTCCTTCATCACTAGATTCAAAAAGGAGTTGGAGACCTAAACATATCCCCAAAAAGGACTTCCCACTTTTAATCCAATTTTTCAAATCAGTTATCAGATCAGTATTTATGAGATTATTCATCGCTGGATCAAATGCTCCAACCCCAGGAAGTATTATCGCTTTACAAAGATTAGAATCATTAAAATTTTTAATCAATATAATTTCTTCACCAAGACTTTCTAGAGATTTCGTTACAGAATGAATATTCCCCATTCCATAGTCTATTAGTCCAATTTTATGCAAAGCTTTTAAATTTATAAATGCTTAGATAAAGTGCTCGAAAGAGTTGCCTTTGGCACAGCGCCAACAACGGTATCAACCTTTTGACCTCCTTTAAAGATCATTAATGTAGGAATACTTCTAATTCCGTATTGACTGGCTACATTTGGATTCTCATCTGTGTTTAATTTAAAAACTTTAATTTTCCCTTCAAAGTCTTTTGAGATTTCTTCTACAACTGGGGCGACCATCCTACATGGACCGCACCATGGGGCCCAAAAATCAACCAATACTGGTAGATCACTTTGCAGTACATCTTTGTCAAATGAAGAATCAGTTACGGCTGGAGCTGATGACATAATTTAAGTATTCCTTTTTGAAAATTTAGCAGGCAATTCTTTTAAGTGATGATTTCATTACAGATTAAATGATATAAGTAACAAAATATCTAAAAAAGCCCGATTAATCGGGCGATTTAGTGTGTGAGGAGTATGGGGTTTCCCCCATCATTTCATAATAACTCCTAATTAGAAAATTTTTCAAATTAATACTTAATTCACTAAGGTTTTACAATTTTGAGCCAGGCGTACTATTACTTGCCCATCCCAAGCTGCTGAGCTTTTTGATAAACCTTACCTTCTGTAAGCAGCGATGGTGCGATAACTATTTCAACTTCTTGCATTTCTTTAATATTTTTTGCCCCAAGAGTACTCATTGAGGTTCTAATGGCTCCTAATAAGTTATGTGTCCCATCATCAAGTAAGGCAGGACCTTTAATTATTCTCTCTAAGGATCCTGTAGAACCAACTTCAATTCTTGTGCCCCTTGGCAATAGTGGACTTGGAGTAGCCATACCCCAGTGAAAGCCTTTACCTGGAGCGTTTGAGGATTTAGCTATTGGGGATCCAATCATTACAGCATCTGCTCCACAAGCTAAACATTTACAGATATCTCCGCCAGTAACAATTCCTCCATCGCCAATAATAGGAATATAACGACCACTTTGTTTAAAGTAATCATTTCGTGCCGCACTACAATCAGCAATTGCGGTTGCTTGAGGGATTCCAATTCCCAATACTCCTCTTGATGTACATGCCGCTCCAGGTCCTATCCCAACCATCAATCCTGCAACTCCAGCATCCATTAGAAGTTTTGCAACTTCGTAAGTAACACAATTACCGGCTACAACTGGGACATTCATTGATTGACAGAGATCTTTAATATTTAAGGTTTCCTTACCTTCCATACCAAGATGTTCTGTGGAAACAACTGTTCCTTGAAGGAAAAATAAATCTAGTTTGGAATTATTAAGTGTTTCTTTAAACTTAATGGCAGCTTGAGGAGTCCCGCTAAAAGCTGCTATACCTCCTTTTTCTTTCACCTCATTTATTCTTTGTAAAATTAATCCTTCCTTGACCGGTTCACTGTATATTTTCTGCATTAATGGAACAAAATCATTCTTCCCAACTGATGCTATTTGGTTCAATATTTTATCAGGGTTTTCGTATCGTGTTTGTATGCCCTCCATATTAATAACCCCTAGGGAACCTAATTTTGTGAGCTCCACAGCCGTATTGACATCGACAACACTATCCATGGCACTAGCGACTATCGGGACTTCTCTTTTGAAATCACCTATTGACCAAGAAGGATCAGTCAAATCATAATCAAGTGTTCTATTACCAGGGACTAAAGCTATTTCATCGATGCCATAAGCCCGTCTGACTTTTTTATTTAAACCAAGTTCAATATTCACGGTAGTTTTCTTTTATTCTGATTAAATTAACAACTAAAGGGGTAATAAGCCAAGGTTTATTCAAAAACAACAGGTTTTATTTTGATTTGTGTGTAAATGTGAGTATTTGGGAATTAAATAAATCTTTTTTTTTATTCATTATGACAATCAACGATTATTATTAAAGAAAGGATTTTTGTATGTCTGATATTTTAGATTCCGATAACTCAGGATTAAGCGAAGATAACGACCGAATTATTCAGACTGACTTAAGGAATGAGATGTCTCGTTCATACCTTGAGTATGCAATGAGCGTTATAGTTGGTCGTGCTCTTCCAGATGCAAGAGATGGATTAAAGCCTGTTCACAGAAGAATTCTTTATGCAATGTATGAACTTGGTTTGACTAGCGGTAGACCATACAGAAAATGTGCAAGAGTTGTAGGCGAAGTACTTGGTAAATATCACCCTCATGGCGATACTGCTGTTTATGATGCTTTGGTTAGAATGGCCCAGGATTTTTCTATGAGGATGCCACTCATAGATGGCCATGGAAACTTTGGTTCTGTTGATAACGACCCTCCAGCAGCAATGAGATATACAGAATCTCGTTTACAATCTCTTACGGATGAAAGTTTATTAGAGGATATTGAATCTGAAACT
Coding sequences within it:
- a CDS encoding 5-formyltetrahydrofolate cyclo-ligase, coding for MTISEKKKWERHTFRKLRDEISLNQRENVEKNVKLYVDSFIKEYKNIGYIAIYWPLRNEVDIRSLKEKFSLALPRCKDKNELLFYPWDEEPLTKDYEGILSPNKSFSLSYNHISMILVPCLSVDKNLTRLGYGGGYFDKLRRDNNWRNVPCIGVLTSNCVSKIPLTRADWDIPLSGFITEKEIFV
- a CDS encoding ABC transporter permease, with the protein product MSRNLNKLLNYSLLKISLIPIMLWIISSLVFILLRVAPGDPVDAILGSGADEVSREFLRNKLGLNEPLINQYFSYIKNILHLDFGQSLSTQEPVLNIIIKSLPASLELGFFSILSATLIGFPLGLIGLRNKGKKTDYIARIFGIATYAIPPFWGAMLAQLLFSVFFNIFPIGGRFPIFQQQPQITGFLVLDSILSNDIIALKDSLYHLALPAITLGFLLSGIFSRSLRVNLDKTLKSDYVNAAICRGISRKKIFLNHALPNSLLPIVTISGLTMASLAGGALLFEVTFSWPGIALRLHEAISQRDYTLVQGIVIFTSMIIVSLNLFVDILIAYLDPRIEF
- the ruvC gene encoding crossover junction endodeoxyribonuclease RuvC codes for the protein MRIIGIDPGLARVGYGIIEIENEKKILLDCGVIETGKDKKEEDRLYEIFKDLNELINHWNPTSAAVEKFFFYRSSTTISVVQARGVIMMVLASKKIQVSEYSPAQIKLTIAGSGKASKKEVLDAVMFSLELKKPPKPDDSADALAIALTKLNEDGIN
- a CDS encoding homoserine dehydrogenase, which translates into the protein MRKCKIGIVGFGTVGSGIYKILSSKVDSHPILQEIEVAKIAVRDLYKKRDIELDNNLLTDDPFKLINDPSIDVIVEVMGGVDLAKDIILQSLKLGKSVVTANKAVIARYGEEIYETASREGVYILSEAAVCGGIPIIEPLKRSLKSNSIKKMVGIINGTTNFILSKMTNEKADYKETLKLAQSLGYAEFDPTADVEGHDAADKISILSELAFGGKIKREEIHSEGISKINLKDIEYANKLGFEIKLLALSERVQINSNDSLALNIWVGPSLIPKSHPLATVKGVNNALLIEADPLGEIMLYGPGAGSGPTAASVVSDILNLHAASVKNNNSIDPLLSFDFWRNCHIIASTQINKKNYLRIICLDSPGVIGKIGDIFGKNNVSIESIVQLDASEDKAEIVVITHEVNNGDFERSKDEINSLNEVKIIASQLSCI
- the rsmD gene encoding 16S rRNA (guanine(966)-N(2))-methyltransferase RsmD; the encoded protein is MKTNLRLIGGKKLQSPNNSYTRPTTLRVREAIFNILNNRVENSNWLDLFSGTGAISCEAYNHGASKIIAIEKNKINSKICLENLLSLENIDKRRNDIEVICKDVLKWTKPNYERNLSSRNMDLNKLKFDFVYLDPPYDVDFHELVLNQLFNCNLLKKDSTVICEHSPNLFIKKSTLWETIDVRNYGQSRLTFLINVKHP
- the bchI gene encoding magnesium chelatase ATPase subunit I, which encodes MPTTKKRRVFPFTAVIGQEEMKLALLLNVIDPRIGGVMIMGDRGTGKSTTIRALADLLPAIDVVKDDPYNSSLVDPDLQSKEVLEKITQGENLESIQKQVPMVDLPLGATEDRLCGTIDIEKALSEGVKAFEPGLLAKANRGLLYVDEVNLLDDHLVDVLLDSAASGWNTVEREGVSVRHPARFVLIGSGNPEEGELRPQLLDRFGMSVEVKTVRDAELRVQVVDQRTSFDDNPDEFSLNVEKQQDELQQKVIKAQEILNSVQMDDDLRLNISAICGELDVDGLRGDIVTNRSARAIAAFEGRTEVQEDDIARVISCSLRHRLRKDPLEQVDSGERVIQAFCKIFDLDEKENLSKFQLSAEA
- a CDS encoding RNA methyltransferase, whose protein sequence is MILGKNFSNLKVILVEPNGPLNVGSVARLCSNFEVDELRIVSPKCDIFSLEAKKMALKGQKFLKNCKVFDDLQKAIFDCDLVLASCGRIDVKKDSLFVSSEDIFDWTLSFKKINNLAIIFGREDRGLTNSELLLANKTFNIPTSQNNPSLNLSHAVSIVLYELNKSSKKNLNNELKVFNLASSKEVHDTFVEIEEMLLRVGYLLKHTSKVKISKFKNFILRANTSKHELNVLRGIVHQINWFLNNSKKNK
- a CDS encoding c-type cytochrome, producing MSTSSSTAAEKDFKKEFSKIVFVIFGVLLICFSIFFVNHQENNKYIIETLELNGSAEEGDALFKINCVGCHGITARGLVGPDLHSITQRLNDKEIIKQVTRGLTPPMPSFEIDPVNMSNLLKYLHSLE
- a CDS encoding ABC transporter substrate-binding protein is translated as MKYKKKVVLSIFIILISFLQNSCGSKRISRKFIVASSGKIESLDPARANTLKAIQLISSLGDTLYELNSDGELIPELASGMPVISKDRLQITINLRKNVFFHDGTAFNSNAMKFTFDRFKRIGTMNYILGNKIKSIETPSEYSFIINLNKPSSSLNGLLTSVNLTPISPTFYKKYSDKFLNEKFVGTGKYVLTSFSNEVQSIDPYLNYWGEKPLNNGVNFVGYSNSSSLFGALKSKQIDVLLSNSIDDSQRKNLNNLSKNKQFNEGNSPFTELSFISLKTSSYPLSNLNLRLALAKSLNRKLISEKVSYGLRKPSRSIIPPILKKDNQELWPKYNYLEARRLLKKENYCKGNILKIPLTYRSNVPADKLIALTWQAEIKNYLKDCIDIELNGVESTTVYKNLSLGIYTAVILDWTGAYSDPEAYLTPLLSCNEIVDGICKKGESVYSGSFWGSNKVESLFIESEKISGITRLEKLVEIEKIAASAIPYIPIWISSQKAWSQNKISKPVFNGAGIISLSDLKLINE
- a CDS encoding SufE family protein codes for the protein MENQEKYNNLSRLVEKLKKSEDSKRKYEYILWLGKKLKEPDNEILVEENKVKGCVSEVFVKANIKSGKLFWEGYSDALITKGLLAFLITGLNELTPNEVVKIDKKFIEDTGLRSSLTPSRANGFLNILLKMQSQANEFL
- the petG gene encoding cytochrome b6-f complex subunit V, whose amino-acid sequence is MIEPLLCGIVLGLVPITLLGLFVSAWNQYRRGSGMLDID